The following proteins are co-located in the Equus caballus isolate H_3958 breed thoroughbred chromosome 15, TB-T2T, whole genome shotgun sequence genome:
- the RANBP2 gene encoding E3 SUMO-protein ligase RanBP2 isoform X5, with product MSTTILRMVKSQNEEITSTADSVCTGGTKVTVPFLCKSEEPDFITKSVSSPPISSGTVDKPVDLSTRKENDADSTSQVENKTVAFGFGSSTGLSFADLASSNSGDFAFGSKDKNFQWANTGAAVFGTQSTSKVGEDEDGSDEEVVHNEDIHFEPIVSLPEVEVKSGEEDEEVLFKERAKLYRWDRDVSQWKERGVGDIKILWHTMKNYYRILMRRDQVFKVCANHVITKTMELKPLNVSNNALVWTASDYADGEAKVEQLAVRFKTKEMADCFKEKFEECQQNLLKLQKGQVSLIAELSKETNPVVFFDVCADDEPLGRITMELFSNIVPRTAENFRALCTGEKGFGFKNSVFHRVIPGFVCQGGDITKHDGTGGRSIYGDKFEDENFDVKHTDPGLLSMANRGQDTNNSQFFIILKKAEHLDLKHVVFGFVKDGMDTVKKIESFGSPEGSVSRRVSITECGQI from the exons ATGTCTACCACAATACTGAGAATGGTA AAATCCCAGAATGAGGAAATAACTAGCACGGCTGACAGTGTGTGTACAGGTGGGActaaagtgactgtaccatttttaTGTAAGTCTGAAGAACCTGATTTTATTACCAAATCTGTTAGTTCACCACCTATTTCTTCTGGAACTGTGGACAAACCTGTAGATTTGTCTACTAGAAAGGAAAATGATGCAGATTCTACAAGCCAAG tGGAAAACAAAACAGTTGCATTTGGATTTGGAAGTAGCACAGGGCTGTCATTTGCAGACTTGGCTTCCAGTAATTCTGGGGATTTTGCTTTTGGTTCCAAAG ATAAAAATTTCCAGTGGGCAAATACTGGAGCAGCTGTGTTTGGAACACAGTCAACCAGTAAAGTTGGTGAAGATGAAGATGGTAGTGATGAAGAAGTAGTTCATAATGAAGATATCCATTTTGAACCAATAGTTTCCTTACCGGAG GTAGAAGTAAAATCtggagaagaagatgaagaagtttTGTTTAAAGAGAGAGCCAAACTTTATAGATGGGATCGAGATGTCAGTCAGTGGAAGGAGCGTGGTGTTGGAGATATAAAGATTCTTTGGCATACAATGAAGAATTACTATCGGATCCTAATGAGAAGAGACCAAGTCTTTAAAGTGTGTGCAAACCATGTTATTACCAAAACAATGGAATTAAAACCTTTAAATGTTTCAAACAATGCTTTGGTTTGGACTGCTTCAGATTATGCTG ATGGAGAAGCCAAAGTGGAACAGCTTGCAGTAAgatttaaaactaaagaaatggctgattgttttaaggaaaaatttgAAGAATGTCAACAGAATTTATTGAAACTCCAAAAAGGACAGGTGTCACTGATAGCAGAGTTATCAAAGGAGACAAATCCTGTGGTGTTTTTCGATGTTTGCGCAGACGATGAACCCCTTGGACGTATAACTATggaattattttcaaacattgtTCCTCGAACTGCTGAGAACTTCAGAGCACTATGCACTGGAGAGAAGGGCTTTGGTTTCAAGAACTCTGTTTTTCATAGAGTAATTCCAGGTTTTGTTTGCCAA GGGGGAGATATCACCAAACATGATGGAACAGGAGGACGGTCCATTTATGGAGATAAATTTGAAGATGAAAATTTTGATGTGAAACATACTGATCCTGGCCTACTCTCTATGGCCAATCGAGGCCAGGATACCAATAATTCTCAATTTTTTATAATACTGAAAAAAGCAGAACATTTGGACTTGAAGCATGTGGTATTTGGGTTTGTTAAGGATGGCATGGATACTGTGAAAAAGATTGAATCATTTGGTTCTCCGGAAGGGTCTGTTAGTCGAAGAGTTAGTATCACAGAATGTGGACAGATATAA